The nucleotide window GCGAAGCTGTACCGGGCGATCGCCGAACCGTCGGCGTCCTTCAACAGGTCCTTGGGAAACTCGATTTGTAGCCGGCTCACCCAATCCGCGAAGCCGTACCGCACCAACACGGCGACGATCTCGCCGGTCCGCTTGGCGTGACGGTAGATGCTGGGGAGCGTGGTGATTCGCATCGCGCGCCGGGAGGAGAAAGGAACCGCAATTCCAGTCTACTACGCTGAGCCTAATGGGGGATACGGCCAAACGGCCGGTTGCGGCCGACAGGGCCTGGGCTGACCGGCAAAGCCTGAAATCTCGTTGAGGATTCCGATGCGGACCGTTATGCTGAAAGTATCGAACGGACGGAGGATTTTTTCGCGTGATCCCTAGTTGGCGTGCATTTTGTCTGGCGACCGCCTTGGCGGCCTGGGTTGGTGCCGCGCGCGGGGAGTACCGTGACGACATTGGTTTCACGCTGCTCCAACAGGAATTGGGTTCAGCCACGCCTGACGGCGCCGGCGTCTGGGTCGCCCATGTCGAGAGCCGGACGGACACCGCGAATCCGGACGCTTTCCCCAACTTTCTCCCGGACACGACGCTTGGGGAGTTCGCCGGCAAGCAATTGCTGGCGATTTCCTTGAACGGACAGGTCTCGAACCATGCCACGCTGGTCGGTCGCCGGTTCTACGGCAACGAGACGTCCATGGCAACGGGCATTGCGAACGTGGGCGTTTACTGGACCGACGATTGGCTGGCGGGGGGCTTTCTGAAAGCGAACGTTGCGGCCGCGCCGCTGAAATCAAGTTATCGCGTGTTCAACCATAGCTGGGTGGGCGCCAACGGCGATACGATCGACGTCCTCCGGCGAACGGACTACGTCGTCGAGACCTACGATCAGATTCAAGTCGCCGCGGTGAACAACGATGACAATCCGACCGACGGCAATAACCCGGCGCAGCCGTTGCTCACGAGCGCGTTCAACGTAATTTCCGTGGGGCTGACGTCCGGCGAACATGCCATTGGCTCTGTCAGTCAGGGAGGTTCGTATAACGGACTGCGCAATCGCCCACATCTGGTTGCGCCCGCCACGGCCACGAGCAACGCGGCCCCGGTGGTGGCCGCGGCATCCGCCTTGTTGATCGAAACGGCACATACGCGACCTGAGTTATCGAACGGCGCCTTCGACGTCGCCACCGACATCGGCACGTACACCGTACGGCACGGCGAAACCTCGGAGGTAATTCGCGCGGCGTTGATGGCCGGCGCGCAGCGGCACGACGTGGCCGGCTACAACCCCACGGCGCGCAACAATCTGGATCTCCG belongs to Planctomycetia bacterium and includes:
- a CDS encoding S8 family serine peptidase produces the protein MIPSWRAFCLATALAAWVGAARGEYRDDIGFTLLQQELGSATPDGAGVWVAHVESRTDTANPDAFPNFLPDTTLGEFAGKQLLAISLNGQVSNHATLVGRRFYGNETSMATGIANVGVYWTDDWLAGGFLKANVAAAPLKSSYRVFNHSWVGANGDTIDVLRRTDYVVETYDQIQVAAVNNDDNPTDGNNPAQPLLTSAFNVISVGLTSGEHAIGSVSQGGSYNGLRNRPHLVAPATATSNAAPVVAAASALLIETAHTRPELSNGAFDVATDIGTYTVRHGETSEVIRAALMAGAQRHDVAGYNPTARNNLDLRFGAGEIDIYNSYHILTAGEQESVERGGDAGGIERRGFDYVSDFASGDTATYPFMPDVNSSMLFATLSWNIDVAGGTNVFSPTTRLSNFDLELLRLGDAGYERVAVSDGTSDTTENLWLGDLLPGTQYALRVVRSDAFGAWDFGLAWQLTHDPDAPLFGDMNGDGGVDTTDISPFMLALTNPATYAARFPAINAEALGDINRDGRFDNADIDSFNVLLGGGPPLILDTSPANTVPEPSTGMLLVATFAGCFVPTWLRRKAARRVSVRNS